The following are from one region of the Candidatus Poribacteria bacterium genome:
- a CDS encoding Ig-like domain-containing protein, with amino-acid sequence MPKIKIERLLLSAFILIFCVALLPSLVKRLLPAPKVIETTPAMSAMNVSIDTQEIRFVFSQPMTQEKNILFRGMRLRGQSKWIDDRRTTLAFPLAEPLKPGAFYSIVLNSSLNSTTGGENLMKGRWGKPLEEYILTFMTAPSDTMQSHIGEFNLGSLRDTDKDGLDDGLEAELGTLSTTSDTDADGLTDYEEYCKYRTDPTSPDSDEDGIPDAEWNERREYTYSIRAVLELKQPWNLESMNDLFQDARLVGHTVGNSTYSKVEVIIYPYASPVLLPSAYPSQRTPEAFEKYIQPATDLNYSTEMQAEIQRILSGSTHTLDVLTKLQHEIGKMKLTLPLYPPFIYTYKQHGEVVVDRSFFESIDREVTQSEINDALAVNYFGDSMFKQRCHGGCISRARLFASMLRAAGIPARVTMGVPMLYYYKGIGEWKNLMKNLNNETVTGNFAYEKPSTSHEVAIVGHSQVEAYLNNHWIRLGYQINEGPLFAGTDRMFIKIIDASDFAEVDFTKTWSPLPWIKERPYKTVELSDQAATYKSKFKRKLP; translated from the coding sequence ATGCCGAAAATAAAAATTGAACGTCTATTACTCAGCGCTTTTATTCTAATTTTTTGCGTGGCACTATTGCCATCTCTGGTAAAACGTCTCTTGCCGGCCCCTAAGGTTATTGAAACAACGCCCGCAATGTCGGCGATGAATGTTTCGATTGATACGCAAGAAATTCGGTTCGTATTCAGTCAACCCATGACCCAAGAAAAGAATATCCTCTTTCGAGGAATGCGCCTAAGAGGCCAATCGAAATGGATCGACGACCGTCGAACAACTTTAGCATTTCCACTCGCAGAACCTTTGAAACCGGGGGCGTTTTATAGCATCGTCTTAAACAGCAGCCTAAACAGCACAACCGGAGGTGAAAACTTGATGAAGGGCCGGTGGGGAAAACCGCTTGAGGAATATATCTTGACGTTTATGACTGCTCCGTCGGACACAATGCAAAGTCACATTGGGGAATTTAATTTAGGATCGCTTCGGGACACGGATAAAGATGGGTTGGACGATGGACTTGAAGCTGAGCTTGGTACGCTTTCCACAACTTCTGATACTGATGCAGATGGATTGACAGACTATGAAGAATACTGCAAATATAGGACAGATCCAACCTCACCCGATAGTGATGAGGACGGTATACCTGACGCTGAATGGAATGAGAGAAGAGAATACACCTATAGCATCAGGGCAGTGCTTGAGTTGAAACAACCTTGGAACCTTGAGTCGATGAATGACCTTTTCCAAGATGCGCGACTTGTAGGGCACACAGTAGGGAATAGCACTTATAGTAAAGTAGAGGTTATTATTTATCCCTATGCTTCTCCGGTGCTGCTTCCGTCCGCATATCCCAGTCAACGCACACCAGAAGCGTTTGAGAAATATATCCAGCCAGCTACCGATCTGAATTACTCCACAGAAATGCAGGCAGAAATTCAGAGAATTCTTTCCGGTTCAACGCATACGCTGGATGTCCTTACGAAATTGCAACATGAAATCGGGAAAATGAAATTAACCTTACCACTCTATCCTCCTTTTATCTACACCTATAAGCAGCACGGAGAGGTCGTCGTGGATCGATCATTCTTTGAAAGCATTGACCGAGAGGTGACTCAAAGCGAAATCAACGATGCGTTGGCTGTAAATTACTTTGGCGATTCAATGTTCAAGCAAAGGTGCCATGGAGGCTGTATTTCTCGGGCACGCCTCTTTGCCTCAATGCTGAGAGCCGCTGGTATTCCGGCTCGCGTAACGATGGGAGTGCCCATGTTATACTACTACAAAGGCATCGGCGAATGGAAAAACCTGATGAAAAACCTAAATAACGAAACTGTGACAGGTAACTTTGCTTATGAAAAGCCATCGACATCTCACGAAGTGGCGATCGTCGGGCATAGTCAAGTTGAAGCTTACTTGAACAATCATTGGATCCGGTTAGGTTATCAAATTAACGAGGGTCCTTTATTCGCCGGAACCGATCGGATGTTCATTAAAATTATTGATGCATCTGATTTCGCTGAAGTCGATTTCACAAAAACTTGGTCTCCTTTGCCATGGATTAAAGAACGTCCTTACAAAACTGTAGAGCTGTCCGACCAAGCAGCGACATACAAATCAAAATTCAAGAGGAAACTTCCTTAG
- a CDS encoding ABC transporter permease yields MLLTLIQKEILHHILSVRFAALLLMCLLLIPLTLSINYGNYHQNLVDYQEAVKLANIEETTINPKMPLEPELEVSKLFLKPTPMSVFANGLGDILPSYLGMTRNGITQGPPALVSEPLSYLLGHLDFLFVVGTVFSLLALLFTFDAVVGEREAGTLRITLSNALPRDLFLWSKLIGGYLVFVIPFLVSFLVGLLLLVSQGFPLGESDIFPRVLSLLLGSLLYIAVFFAIGVVISTYLDNSKTALIVAFTVWVFAVLIAPRVGFLAAKFIAPTPTSQSVYLEKTASRDNFNAELERKKAEIHKELWAARQQNITDPEETQQTLVAMGMEIGKEVDERVKPLEAEYRQKIESHAAEIDRNYQREKARQEQVGEVLSRITPTASLIYLATSLTETGKQKRSDYLQTGKRYYDALYADLFSKIVDHVSMRTMTPDDVVTITQPPPLEETTLGETLRRSAVDVLLLCFFAVVLTTVAFLKFFRSDI; encoded by the coding sequence ATGTTGCTAACGTTAATTCAAAAAGAGATCCTACATCACATTCTAAGCGTCCGGTTTGCTGCCCTCCTTTTGATGTGTCTTCTGCTTATACCCCTCACTCTGTCTATCAATTATGGGAATTACCATCAAAATCTTGTAGACTACCAAGAAGCCGTCAAACTTGCAAACATTGAAGAGACTACAATCAATCCCAAAATGCCCTTGGAACCCGAGCTGGAGGTTTCCAAACTTTTTCTCAAACCGACACCGATGAGCGTTTTTGCCAACGGGTTGGGGGACATCCTGCCGAGTTATCTTGGGATGACGCGCAACGGGATTACCCAGGGACCGCCTGCCTTGGTTTCCGAGCCGCTCTCCTACCTTCTGGGACACCTTGACTTTCTGTTTGTTGTGGGCACTGTCTTCAGTCTGCTGGCACTGCTGTTTACGTTTGATGCTGTTGTTGGGGAAAGAGAGGCAGGAACGCTCCGAATTACGTTATCAAATGCACTGCCGCGCGACCTTTTCCTCTGGAGCAAGTTGATTGGCGGTTACCTTGTGTTTGTCATCCCATTTTTGGTGTCGTTTCTTGTTGGTTTGCTCTTACTGGTCTCACAAGGATTCCCCTTGGGCGAATCTGACATTTTTCCACGCGTCCTCAGCCTTCTGTTGGGCTCGCTGCTCTATATTGCTGTCTTTTTTGCGATCGGCGTAGTGATCTCCACCTACTTAGACAACTCCAAAACTGCTCTCATCGTCGCTTTTACCGTATGGGTGTTTGCCGTGCTGATTGCGCCACGCGTTGGGTTTCTTGCAGCGAAATTTATCGCACCAACCCCGACTTCACAGAGCGTCTATCTGGAAAAGACAGCCTCCCGCGACAATTTCAACGCGGAGCTGGAAAGGAAAAAAGCTGAAATACACAAAGAACTCTGGGCAGCGCGTCAGCAAAATATCACTGATCCCGAGGAAACACAGCAGACACTTGTAGCCATGGGAATGGAGATTGGAAAAGAGGTTGATGAGCGCGTGAAACCACTTGAGGCGGAATACCGGCAGAAAATTGAGTCTCACGCTGCTGAGATAGATCGGAACTATCAGCGCGAAAAAGCGCGACAAGAGCAGGTAGGCGAGGTGCTTTCTCGTATCACACCGACAGCCTCCCTCATTTATCTTGCCACAAGTTTGACCGAGACAGGAAAACAGAAAAGAAGCGATTACCTTCAAACAGGCAAGCGTTATTATGACGCGCTTTATGCGGATCTGTTTAGTAAAATCGTAGATCACGTCTCCATGAGAACTATGACACCTGACGATGTGGTCACAATTACGCAGCCTCCCCCTTTGGAGGAGACAACTTTAGGAGAGACACTTCGTCGGTCGGCGGTGGATGTACTACTGCTCTGCTTTTTCGCAGTCGTGCTGACAACCGTAGCGTTTCTGAAATTCTTTCGCTCGGATATCTGA
- a CDS encoding methyltransferase domain-containing protein, which translates to MQKAKMIMEYREFETTFEKLLQTQKDLYPHAVEYHRTNFQHSIQYLLSSILNQTETLVQQPQTSWENTDEIVSDILYCADVNMQQLFSLEMPNQLTEDRDFETVKTKLYETKYYPISEHLNYIFLPPALERKTFIGKHLGQLSDTGRFCDLGFGPGVLSALILQQKELWTGYGVDISGHCLQHAERLLKKKKVLERCELSVGDVRTLPYSDDTFDLVIAVEVLEHIPDPEVGLTETMRVLKSGGYAITALPINLPILMHLYDFQSPDEVLALYKKVGLRVVDFETKEFQRQTEPFTDTFALSIKP; encoded by the coding sequence ATGCAGAAAGCGAAAATGATTATGGAATACCGTGAATTTGAAACAACATTTGAAAAACTGCTACAAACACAGAAAGATTTATACCCTCATGCCGTTGAATACCATCGGACAAACTTTCAGCACTCCATCCAGTATCTGTTATCTTCTATTCTGAATCAGACAGAAACACTCGTTCAGCAACCTCAGACAAGTTGGGAAAACACAGATGAAATCGTCAGCGACATTCTCTATTGTGCCGATGTAAATATGCAACAACTTTTTTCTCTTGAAATGCCGAATCAGCTGACAGAAGATAGGGATTTTGAAACCGTAAAAACGAAGCTGTATGAAACGAAGTATTATCCCATCAGTGAGCACCTGAATTATATCTTTCTGCCACCCGCTTTGGAACGAAAGACGTTTATCGGTAAGCACTTGGGACAGTTGTCAGATACAGGACGCTTTTGCGATCTCGGTTTCGGTCCTGGTGTTCTGAGTGCCCTAATCCTACAACAGAAAGAACTCTGGACAGGCTATGGTGTTGATATTAGCGGCCACTGCCTTCAGCACGCCGAAAGACTCTTAAAGAAGAAAAAGGTTCTTGAAAGATGCGAACTGTCAGTAGGGGATGTTCGGACGTTACCGTATTCTGACGATACCTTTGATTTGGTTATTGCAGTCGAAGTGCTTGAACATATCCCAGATCCAGAAGTAGGCTTGACGGAAACGATGCGCGTTTTGAAATCGGGTGGCTACGCCATAACTGCGCTTCCAATAAATTTACCGATTCTCATGCACCTCTACGATTTTCAGAGTCCCGATGAAGTCTTAGCGTTATACAAAAAAGTTGGACTTCGAGTCGTTGACTTTGAAACGAAAGAATTTCAACGTCAGACGGAACCCTTTACGGATACCTTCGCGTTAAGCATCAAGCCATAA
- a CDS encoding sugar phosphate nucleotidyltransferase, whose translation MQAIILCGGLATRLGETAKTIPKILLDIAGQTVLAWQIQMLKDVNVQEVILASGHLHDALYVSVGDDYDGVRIRYAREEKRLGTGGAIQNAMQYINTSPFFVLNGDVLLNDFSLQEMLDRFQKEMTGLLLSVRVDDIRQYGEILSDTDGKITAFREKQAVCRPGYINGGVYLFNRKIIGAFPKHQEVFSIERDVFPSVSNLYTLKTKTSWIDIGVPERLAYARQHFRNGASQ comes from the coding sequence ATGCAAGCGATTATCCTCTGCGGGGGACTCGCCACGCGGTTGGGCGAAACCGCGAAAACTATACCTAAAATCTTACTTGACATCGCTGGTCAAACGGTGTTGGCGTGGCAGATTCAGATGCTAAAGGACGTGAACGTCCAAGAGGTCATCCTTGCATCAGGACACTTGCACGATGCGCTTTATGTGAGCGTCGGTGACGACTACGATGGTGTCCGCATTCGTTACGCCAGAGAAGAGAAAAGGCTCGGCACCGGCGGCGCGATTCAGAACGCTATGCAATATATCAATACATCTCCTTTCTTCGTTCTGAACGGTGATGTCCTCCTAAACGACTTCTCACTACAAGAAATGTTAGACAGATTTCAGAAAGAAATGACAGGTTTGCTCCTGAGTGTGCGCGTTGACGATATTCGTCAATATGGTGAAATTCTATCGGACACCGATGGGAAAATCACTGCCTTCCGCGAGAAACAGGCTGTATGCCGCCCCGGATACATTAATGGTGGCGTGTATCTCTTCAATCGAAAGATTATTGGGGCATTCCCTAAACACCAAGAGGTTTTCTCAATTGAGCGGGACGTTTTTCCGTCTGTTTCCAATCTTTACACTTTAAAAACCAAAACAAGTTGGATTGATATCGGGGTGCCCGAACGACTGGCGTATGCGAGACAACACTTCCGAAACGGAGCCAGTCAATGA
- a CDS encoding phosphomannomutase/phosphoglucomutase translates to MNPDIFRAYDIRGIFGVDFQPKDFYRIARTYAGCFQPETVAVGHDVRESSPQLWQQIADGLQDAGVDVLNLGQISTDMLYFAVAHYQTDGGIVISASHNPAAYNGMKLVRQHAIPLSSDTGLLKLRDAIENGNRFEKQSPCKRGALRTLPFLDAYLVHLRSFVNLKQLSEKQIVINANGGLAGRVAERLLAETPIQVCARLFIEPNGTFSQIPAGRPDPLRPENRGLTVKAVQQTGADLAVAWDADADRCFFFDETGAFVEGCYISAMLAELLLGKKGSGTVIFDPRAIWAVEAAVKKANGTPLLNRCGHSFFKIRMRETDALFAGEASGHYYFRDNFYADNGMIPFLLVLENLCEKRSSLAELVNPLRTKYPVSGEINFAFESHGLLYDAMNAVRHILHRLGNSFQIEAPIDGISVRFPANHKSGTGFYPLVPGSWRFNLRASNTEPLLRLNLEAISDLPLLVEKTERLSEVLENLGGRRETAFRWENREPPDLDWNTSNEF, encoded by the coding sequence ATGAATCCTGACATCTTCCGAGCGTATGATATTCGCGGCATTTTTGGCGTTGACTTTCAACCGAAAGACTTTTACCGCATTGCCCGAACTTATGCTGGCTGCTTTCAACCGGAAACTGTCGCTGTCGGACACGATGTCCGCGAAAGTTCGCCGCAGCTATGGCAGCAGATTGCCGATGGCCTCCAAGATGCAGGTGTTGATGTCCTCAACCTCGGGCAAATTTCGACCGATATGCTTTATTTCGCCGTGGCGCACTACCAGACAGATGGAGGCATTGTCATATCAGCGTCTCATAACCCAGCAGCGTATAACGGCATGAAACTGGTCCGTCAACACGCGATACCACTCTCGTCAGATACAGGGCTTTTGAAATTACGAGATGCCATTGAGAACGGAAACCGATTCGAGAAACAGAGCCCTTGTAAACGCGGTGCCCTTCGGACGCTTCCGTTTCTTGATGCCTATCTCGTACATCTCCGATCGTTTGTGAATCTGAAGCAGCTGTCTGAAAAACAAATAGTCATCAATGCCAACGGTGGACTTGCTGGACGGGTTGCCGAACGCTTGTTAGCCGAAACACCCATTCAGGTCTGCGCCCGTCTTTTTATCGAGCCAAATGGCACTTTCTCACAGATTCCTGCGGGCCGTCCTGACCCGCTGCGTCCTGAAAATCGCGGTTTAACCGTAAAGGCAGTCCAACAAACAGGGGCAGATCTTGCAGTCGCATGGGACGCGGACGCAGATAGATGTTTTTTCTTTGACGAAACCGGCGCGTTCGTTGAAGGATGCTACATCAGCGCGATGCTTGCCGAGTTACTTCTTGGAAAAAAAGGAAGTGGGACAGTTATCTTTGATCCGAGAGCGATATGGGCAGTAGAAGCCGCCGTGAAAAAGGCTAACGGCACACCACTTCTGAATCGGTGTGGACACTCTTTTTTTAAAATCCGTATGCGGGAAACCGATGCCCTTTTCGCAGGTGAGGCGAGTGGACATTACTATTTCCGCGACAATTTCTATGCCGATAACGGCATGATCCCCTTTTTGCTTGTGCTGGAAAACCTCTGTGAAAAAAGAAGTTCACTCGCGGAACTTGTTAATCCGCTCCGAACGAAATATCCGGTCTCCGGTGAAATCAACTTTGCGTTTGAAAGTCATGGTCTGCTGTACGATGCTATGAATGCGGTCAGACACATATTGCACCGGTTAGGAAACTCTTTCCAGATTGAAGCCCCTATTGATGGCATATCCGTTCGATTTCCCGCGAATCACAAGAGCGGCACTGGTTTCTATCCTTTGGTACCCGGCAGTTGGCGGTTCAATCTCCGAGCGTCGAACACCGAACCACTTTTGCGGCTCAATCTTGAGGCGATTAGTGACCTTCCTCTTCTTGTCGAGAAAACGGAACGGCTCAGTGAAGTGCTGGAAAACCTCGGTGGCAGGCGAGAAACTGCGTTTCGTTGGGAAAATAGGGAACCTCCTGATTTAGATTGGAACACATCTAATGAATTTTAG
- a CDS encoding prepilin peptidase, protein MNFSVFELLTHERMVFLAVLSCGLYTSYTDFRYGKIANIYTAFLIGFGIISQALFISEGNITWIHSCVTLFGGLGISFVMFYTGIWAAGDAKLFWGISLLLPPSAFSNTSETQFYPMILMVNIFLIFLFYIVAQSAFKMTFQEQKVLVVRSFTSQLKQFPRRLLQVLAYIGVGGLAFYIPSRMEIELDLAIRISLFIAIAFAFNKVVEKYIPQKYVILFYVPFLPLALFLAIPSLIQLGTFIVFIFVVPWFLIMFNAVIRSLFTEDIPVGNLHPNMIPAERIVKIEAQNVNDRYVKVPAGFANPAQDNVIVDVSSEGLTSPQIEQLHQLAAAGNLKEYENKLCIQKKIPFALMIVLGAVATLLANGMAYSFFQSAAIHQVLERIRSFLIG, encoded by the coding sequence ATGAATTTTAGCGTTTTTGAATTACTGACACACGAAAGAATGGTTTTCTTGGCGGTTCTAAGTTGTGGGCTTTATACCAGTTATACCGATTTCCGCTACGGAAAAATCGCTAACATTTATACTGCATTCTTGATCGGCTTTGGCATTATCAGTCAAGCCCTATTCATAAGTGAGGGAAACATCACCTGGATACACAGTTGTGTTACCCTTTTTGGGGGATTAGGGATCTCCTTTGTAATGTTTTACACGGGAATATGGGCAGCCGGGGATGCAAAACTCTTTTGGGGCATCAGTTTATTGCTGCCACCGAGTGCTTTTAGCAACACCTCAGAGACACAATTTTATCCCATGATTTTGATGGTGAATATTTTTCTCATTTTTCTGTTTTATATCGTAGCACAATCCGCTTTTAAAATGACCTTTCAGGAGCAAAAGGTACTGGTTGTTAGGAGTTTCACATCACAACTAAAACAATTTCCGAGACGGCTTCTACAAGTACTTGCGTATATTGGGGTAGGTGGATTAGCGTTTTATATCCCTTCGCGCATGGAGATAGAATTAGACTTGGCGATTCGAATTTCACTGTTTATAGCAATTGCTTTCGCTTTCAATAAAGTGGTTGAAAAGTACATCCCACAGAAATACGTAATCCTATTTTACGTCCCCTTTCTCCCTTTAGCACTCTTTTTGGCGATCCCTTCGCTGATTCAACTTGGCACTTTTATCGTCTTTATCTTTGTGGTTCCGTGGTTTCTTATCATGTTTAACGCCGTCATTCGTTCCCTTTTTACAGAAGATATTCCTGTCGGAAACCTTCACCCGAACATGATTCCCGCGGAACGAATCGTTAAAATTGAAGCGCAGAACGTGAATGATAGATACGTGAAAGTTCCTGCCGGTTTTGCAAACCCTGCACAAGATAATGTCATTGTGGATGTCTCGTCTGAGGGGTTAACGTCGCCGCAAATTGAGCAGCTGCACCAACTTGCTGCAGCAGGTAATTTGAAAGAATACGAAAATAAATTGTGCATTCAGAAAAAAATACCCTTTGCTTTAATGATTGTTTTGGGGGCGGTAGCGACCCTATTAGCAAATGGAATGGCTTATTCGTTTTTTCAAAGCGCGGCAATTCATCAGGTTCTGGAGAGGATCAGGTCGTTTTTGATTGGATAA
- a CDS encoding sigma-54 dependent transcriptional regulator: MARDSLRGDYSEIVGESSQILNILQQIDNIAATALKILISGETGTGKGVVARALHKNSGRNGEMVSINCASIPENLFESELFGHEKGAFTSASRRHIGKFERADKGTLFLDEITEMPLPMQPKLLRAIEEGEIERIGGKKPIRVDVRIVAATNRDIVQAVKDGMFREDLYYRLNVASVSLPTLSERKKDICLLVLHFLEKHRQFSSLPVLQISPDTRTLLETYPWPGNVRELENVIESASYLIKGGVLLPKHLPQKIQTYQKQSMNISPEIATPENEQSVSVPLGTTLEAMEATFIRETLVRFDGNRTKTARVLGIDKRTLQRKLKKYDA, encoded by the coding sequence ATGGCAAGAGATAGCTTGCGCGGGGATTACAGTGAAATCGTCGGGGAAAGTTCCCAGATTTTGAATATCCTACAACAAATTGATAATATTGCGGCTACGGCCTTGAAGATTCTAATCTCTGGTGAAACGGGAACTGGCAAAGGGGTGGTCGCGCGTGCCCTGCACAAAAACAGTGGTCGAAACGGAGAAATGGTCTCTATCAATTGTGCATCGATACCTGAGAATTTATTTGAGAGTGAGTTGTTTGGACATGAAAAAGGGGCGTTTACAAGCGCGAGTAGAAGGCATATCGGTAAGTTTGAGAGGGCAGACAAAGGGACGTTGTTCCTTGATGAAATCACCGAGATGCCGCTTCCCATGCAACCGAAGTTACTACGCGCAATTGAAGAAGGTGAGATTGAACGCATTGGCGGTAAAAAACCAATTAGGGTGGATGTTCGGATTGTGGCAGCTACTAATAGAGATATTGTGCAAGCCGTTAAAGATGGAATGTTTCGTGAAGACCTCTATTATCGATTGAATGTTGCCTCTGTATCTCTGCCGACGCTATCGGAGAGAAAAAAGGATATCTGCCTGTTGGTGTTGCATTTTCTTGAAAAACACCGTCAATTTTCCAGTCTTCCGGTCTTACAAATTTCTCCAGATACGCGAACTCTTCTTGAAACGTATCCATGGCCCGGGAATGTGCGAGAGTTGGAGAACGTTATTGAAAGCGCATCTTACCTTATCAAAGGAGGGGTTCTCTTACCAAAGCACCTACCCCAAAAAATTCAGACGTACCAAAAGCAATCTATGAATATCTCCCCAGAGATTGCTACGCCTGAAAACGAGCAAAGCGTGAGTGTCCCGCTCGGCACGACGCTTGAGGCGATGGAAGCAACGTTTATCCGTGAAACTTTGGTGCGGTTTGACGGAAATCGGACAAAAACAGCGAGGGTATTAGGGATTGATAAACGGACTTTGCAAAGAAAATTGAAAAAATATGACGCTTAA
- a CDS encoding S8 family serine peptidase has product MKYVQGTGKGVKIAIVDSGVSPEHPYVSNVAGGVGIGFDAHGDAVYNENDYLPETLWSHGQVCAGLISYRVPDSEIYSVKILDENGTGHPAALVAAIKWCINNDINVVNISLGTTGETWASRLQAECIRATENGIILVAATHIGGLISYPSVCPETIGVGKDNRYKEYEFGYFPTRIAEFVAAGRDDLALEIVNAQTERETYVSLSSGTSSATARMSAVIAALLEELPGIDIAGVKDKLADQQTRLPLWRSLPANLSVGLRDDIFDVQTQEFSWMKRVVIYPHNRETHPILSFTDAFKFQVDGVVDPLHSSAHGKDAGMVYSSGPLNIPVLPELNDIPSGVDTLIVGNNDALSKGLHEDVLFRILTWAVENDKNVFSFSPAESHVYRNIYATARKKNLIWYSPSNFLSAVWSSNTQELEQDIDAPVLGIFGTSYNQGKLATQLALKRVLDKEGYEIGSVGTNPIHALLENGICVVQDKRIPQYISLGDQVAYLKVAMAAAFQRRPHLIIACSQGGIIPPKLYNTNTPDFPDDYTLPALAFLMASNPDAIILTINTIGDEDYIQRSLTTLETISGGKVVALTFADKLVHKDAYSYKQRWGRRLRPDEISRLSTRYEDLFGVPVFCPDIHEQQEQLAQHVIDIFSVD; this is encoded by the coding sequence TTGAAATACGTTCAAGGGACTGGAAAAGGCGTGAAGATAGCGATTGTAGATAGCGGCGTATCACCTGAGCACCCATATGTATCAAATGTAGCTGGGGGTGTAGGAATAGGTTTTGATGCCCATGGAGATGCCGTTTATAACGAAAACGATTACCTTCCTGAAACCCTTTGGTCTCACGGTCAGGTCTGTGCTGGATTGATTAGTTATCGGGTGCCTGATTCCGAGATCTATAGTGTCAAGATCCTTGATGAGAATGGAACAGGACATCCGGCTGCGTTGGTTGCTGCGATTAAATGGTGTATTAATAACGATATCAATGTTGTGAATATCAGTTTGGGTACCACCGGTGAGACATGGGCTTCAAGATTGCAAGCTGAGTGCATTCGGGCAACCGAAAATGGTATCATACTTGTTGCGGCAACTCATATTGGAGGGTTGATTAGTTATCCAAGCGTCTGTCCTGAAACAATCGGAGTAGGTAAGGACAATCGATATAAAGAGTACGAATTTGGCTATTTTCCTACGCGAATCGCCGAATTCGTCGCTGCGGGGCGAGACGATTTAGCATTAGAAATTGTAAATGCTCAAACTGAAAGGGAAACCTACGTTTCACTCTCCTCTGGAACAAGTTCAGCGACAGCGAGAATGAGTGCAGTCATCGCTGCATTATTGGAAGAACTGCCAGGGATAGATATTGCTGGTGTGAAAGATAAACTTGCTGATCAGCAAACGCGCCTTCCACTTTGGAGATCTTTACCTGCAAACCTCTCCGTAGGCTTGCGTGACGATATTTTTGATGTGCAAACACAAGAGTTTTCATGGATGAAACGAGTTGTTATATATCCTCATAACAGGGAGACTCACCCGATACTTTCCTTCACTGATGCATTTAAATTTCAAGTCGATGGTGTTGTAGATCCACTACATTCATCTGCTCATGGGAAAGATGCGGGTATGGTGTACAGCTCTGGACCGCTCAATATACCGGTGCTTCCGGAGTTAAATGATATTCCGTCTGGCGTAGATACACTGATTGTTGGCAACAACGATGCCCTTTCAAAGGGTTTACACGAAGATGTGTTGTTCAGGATTCTGACGTGGGCAGTTGAAAATGATAAGAATGTCTTTAGTTTTAGTCCTGCTGAATCCCATGTTTACCGGAATATTTATGCGACGGCTCGTAAGAAGAACTTGATCTGGTATAGTCCGTCAAATTTCCTATCTGCTGTCTGGAGTTCTAACACGCAGGAATTAGAACAAGATATTGATGCCCCTGTCCTTGGCATCTTCGGGACCTCATACAACCAAGGTAAGCTGGCAACCCAACTCGCCTTGAAAAGAGTGCTGGACAAAGAGGGGTATGAAATAGGAAGTGTCGGTACAAATCCGATTCATGCACTTTTGGAAAACGGTATCTGTGTTGTACAAGATAAAAGAATCCCGCAGTACATTTCTTTGGGCGACCAGGTCGCTTACTTGAAAGTGGCAATGGCAGCAGCATTCCAACGGAGACCACATCTTATTATCGCTTGTAGTCAAGGGGGTATTATCCCTCCAAAATTATATAACACGAATACCCCAGATTTTCCTGACGATTACACATTACCAGCGTTGGCGTTTTTAATGGCTTCCAACCCCGATGCGATAATTTTAACAATCAACACAATTGGTGATGAGGATTATATTCAACGTAGTTTGACGACATTAGAAACTATTAGCGGAGGGAAGGTTGTTGCTTTAACGTTTGCGGATAAATTAGTCCATAAAGATGCATATTCATATAAACAGCGGTGGGGACGCAGACTCCGTCCGGACGAAATATCCCGTTTAAGCACCCGTTATGAAGACCTGTTTGGAGTCCCTGTTTTTTGTCCTGACATCCATGAACAACAGGAGCAACTCGCTCAACACGTGATTGATATTTTTTCGGTAGATTAA